Proteins from one Chiloscyllium punctatum isolate Juve2018m chromosome 4, sChiPun1.3, whole genome shotgun sequence genomic window:
- the LOC140476347 gene encoding uncharacterized protein isoform X4, with protein sequence MMRPAEFCACVAVLATVICLPGLRSSNIHKWQRRNMQIFEVSTEKPESTTSYNENSNEVKRATEINGETASSTAFSNMLRPSLETLTAAITPSIANIKETKQINKSENENVITMTSLDILSTDRTMVPFQKQFNTSTKDDDWNKTVQSQQKDFVTVLATKSSSGQDVDVSKVNNTVYTTTTATQHNQKAEGTMENKKQVPEQVTISTVFNDVTKNESGVETTRTTDSGNEVFTLNSHDTTALPLTSKTILTVNTTHKDATVLTSEMLNFSEFTNANVGSFRNEEVTTTVISEPEGNYFSWNINSPNAEKEINEIMATTVGAVTDSKAPNTFQVTTTSRATTSIQGPAMTESVSSASQETMLKTTQTVQVSSTEAIIGTTKNTYKRLSSRLPTTSGIPTVISALPTTHLPQKPASEAVNTIPTKEISSVTPTETMLLSAEAVSTNINQAVTGDIGAKQTTPRKDKKISTTASEVSERTLLLLLTTIVPSVEPTAPPTNTAEELESEVLTSASDLPQQKSVEPIGKKVFATTAALSTEANDTILKASATNAMGMTMVKPSITSPELRDNTWSSLATTLAPSLSDTEPPIYTLDTTESEELDDDDDDEEDSDEDSMDYETEVPSLPYVTPGGPIRVNRNLTKVMEMSYQLPDSFEWNQHDQGTKNLGKDARRHGTLGRPSKGYDNG encoded by the exons ATGATGAGACCAGCAGAATTTTGTGCTTGTGTGGCTGTCTTAGCCACTGTCATCTGCTTACCGGGGTTGAGATCTTCCAACATTCACAAGTGGCAAAGAAGAAACATGCAAATATTTGAGGTTTCTACTGAAAAGCCAGAAAGCACCACAAGCTATAATGAGAACAGTAATGAGGTGAAACGTGCCACAGAGATCAATGGAGAAACAGCAAGTTCTACTGCTTTTAGTAATATGTTAAGGCCTTCATTAGAAACATTAACTGCAGCAATAACTCCTAGCATTGCCAAtataaaagaaacaaaacaaatcAATAAGTCAGAAAATGAAAATGTAATCACGATGACCAGCCTTGATATATTATCTACAGATAGAACAATGGTGCCATTTCAGAAACAATTTAATACAAGTACTAAAGATGATGATTGGAATAAAACAGTACAGTCTCAGCAGAAAGACTTTGTAACAGTCTTAGCTACAAAATCCTCTTCTGGTCAAGACGTTGATGTCAGCAAAGTTAACAATACTGTTTACACGACAACAACAGCAACACAACATAATCAGAAAGCTGAAGGAACAATGGAGAATAAGAAACAAGTGCCAGAGCAGGTTACAATTTCAACTGTTTTTAATGACGTCACCAAAAATGAAAGTGGTGTTGAGACAACCAGGACCACTGATTCAGGCAATGAGGTCTTTACGCTAAATAGTCACGACACTACAGCTTTGCCTCTTACAAGTAAAACAATTCTTACTGTAAATACAACACACAAGGATGCCACAGTATTGACTTCAGAAATGTTAAATTTCTCAGAATTCACAAATGCAAATGttggaagtttcagaaatgaagaAGTAACAACAACAGTAATCAGTGAACCAGAGGGTAATTACTTCAGCTGGAATATAAATAGTCCAAATGCTGAAAAGGAAATTAATGAAATCATGGCAACCacggtgggtgcagtaacagacaGCAAGGCACCCAATACATTTCAGGTGACTACGACATCCAGAGCGACAACATCAATTCAGGGGCCTGCAATGACAGAGTCAGTCTCATCAGCTTCTCAGGAAACAATGTTGAAAACTACTCAGACTGTGCAAGTATCCAGTACAGAAGCTATAATTGGGACTACCAAAAATACGTATAAGAGATTGAGTTCAAGATTGCCAACAACAAGTGGGATTCCCACTGTGATATCTGCCTTGCCAACAACACATCTCCCTCAGAAACCAGCCTCAGAAG CAGTGAATACAATTCCCACAAAAGAAATTTCATCTGTAACTCCTACAGAAACAATGCTGCTGAGTGCTGAAGCAGTGAGTACAAACATAAACCAGGCAGTTACAGGAGACATCGGTGCAAAACAAACCACAccaaggaaagataagaaaatcTCTACAACGGCATCTGAAGTTTCAGAAAGAACACTGCTTCTGTTACTGACAACCATTGTGCCATCTGTAGAGCCCACAGCACCACCAACAAACACAGCTGAGGAACTCGAATCAGAAG TACTGACAAGTGCTAGTGATTTGCCACAACAGAAGTCAGTAGAACCAATTGGAAAAAAAGTATTTGCCACTACAGCAGCATTAAGCACCgaagccaatgatacaatcctGAAAGCATCTGCCACAAACGCAATGGGAATGACTATGGTCAAGCCTTCTATCACATCACCTGAGTTAAGAGATAACACATGGTCATCCTTAGCAACAACTTTAGCACCATCTTTGAGTGACACAGAACCACCAATTTATACATTGGACACAACAGAGTCAGAAG AGttagatgatgatgatgatgatgaggaagACTCAGATGAAGACAGCATGGATTATGAAACGGAAGTGCCTTCGCTGCCATATGTAACACCTGGCGGTCCCATAAGAGTCAACCGAAACTTGACAAAAGTGATGGAGATGTCCTATCAGCTTCCAGATTCCTTTGAGTGGAACCAGCATGATCAAGGTACTAAAAATCTGG
- the LOC140476347 gene encoding uncharacterized protein isoform X5 produces MMRPAEFCACVAVLATVICLPGLRSSNIHKWQRRNMQIFEVSTEKPESTTSYNENSNEVKRATEINGETASSTAFSNMLRPSLETLTAAITPSIANIKETKQINKSENENVITMTSLDILSTDRTMVPFQKQFNTSTKDDDWNKTVQSQQKDFVTVLATKSSSGQDVDVSKVNNTVYTTTTATQHNQKAEGTMENKKQVPEQVTISTVFNDVTKNESGVETTRTTDSGNEVFTLNSHDTTALPLTSKTILTVNTTHKDATVLTSEMLNFSEFTNANVGSFRNEEVTTTVISEPEGNYFSWNINSPNAEKEINEIMATTVGAVTDSKAPNTFQVTTTSRATTSIQGPAMTESVSSASQETMLKTTQTVQVSSTEAIIGTTKNTYKRLSSRLPTTSGIPTVISALPTTHLPQKPASEAVNTIPTKEISSVTPTETMLLSAEAVSTNINQAVTGDIGAKQTTPRKDKKISTTASEVSERTLLLLLTTIVPSVEPTAPPTNTAEELESEVLTSASDLPQQKSVEPIGKKVFATTAALSTEANDTILKASATNAMGMTMVKPSITSPELRDNTWSSLATTLAPSLSDTEPPIYTLDTTESEELDDDDDDEEDSDEDSMDYETEVPSLPYVTPGGPIRVNRNLTKVMEMSYQLPDSFEWNQHDQGKDARRHGTLGRPSKGYDNG; encoded by the exons ATGATGAGACCAGCAGAATTTTGTGCTTGTGTGGCTGTCTTAGCCACTGTCATCTGCTTACCGGGGTTGAGATCTTCCAACATTCACAAGTGGCAAAGAAGAAACATGCAAATATTTGAGGTTTCTACTGAAAAGCCAGAAAGCACCACAAGCTATAATGAGAACAGTAATGAGGTGAAACGTGCCACAGAGATCAATGGAGAAACAGCAAGTTCTACTGCTTTTAGTAATATGTTAAGGCCTTCATTAGAAACATTAACTGCAGCAATAACTCCTAGCATTGCCAAtataaaagaaacaaaacaaatcAATAAGTCAGAAAATGAAAATGTAATCACGATGACCAGCCTTGATATATTATCTACAGATAGAACAATGGTGCCATTTCAGAAACAATTTAATACAAGTACTAAAGATGATGATTGGAATAAAACAGTACAGTCTCAGCAGAAAGACTTTGTAACAGTCTTAGCTACAAAATCCTCTTCTGGTCAAGACGTTGATGTCAGCAAAGTTAACAATACTGTTTACACGACAACAACAGCAACACAACATAATCAGAAAGCTGAAGGAACAATGGAGAATAAGAAACAAGTGCCAGAGCAGGTTACAATTTCAACTGTTTTTAATGACGTCACCAAAAATGAAAGTGGTGTTGAGACAACCAGGACCACTGATTCAGGCAATGAGGTCTTTACGCTAAATAGTCACGACACTACAGCTTTGCCTCTTACAAGTAAAACAATTCTTACTGTAAATACAACACACAAGGATGCCACAGTATTGACTTCAGAAATGTTAAATTTCTCAGAATTCACAAATGCAAATGttggaagtttcagaaatgaagaAGTAACAACAACAGTAATCAGTGAACCAGAGGGTAATTACTTCAGCTGGAATATAAATAGTCCAAATGCTGAAAAGGAAATTAATGAAATCATGGCAACCacggtgggtgcagtaacagacaGCAAGGCACCCAATACATTTCAGGTGACTACGACATCCAGAGCGACAACATCAATTCAGGGGCCTGCAATGACAGAGTCAGTCTCATCAGCTTCTCAGGAAACAATGTTGAAAACTACTCAGACTGTGCAAGTATCCAGTACAGAAGCTATAATTGGGACTACCAAAAATACGTATAAGAGATTGAGTTCAAGATTGCCAACAACAAGTGGGATTCCCACTGTGATATCTGCCTTGCCAACAACACATCTCCCTCAGAAACCAGCCTCAGAAG CAGTGAATACAATTCCCACAAAAGAAATTTCATCTGTAACTCCTACAGAAACAATGCTGCTGAGTGCTGAAGCAGTGAGTACAAACATAAACCAGGCAGTTACAGGAGACATCGGTGCAAAACAAACCACAccaaggaaagataagaaaatcTCTACAACGGCATCTGAAGTTTCAGAAAGAACACTGCTTCTGTTACTGACAACCATTGTGCCATCTGTAGAGCCCACAGCACCACCAACAAACACAGCTGAGGAACTCGAATCAGAAG TACTGACAAGTGCTAGTGATTTGCCACAACAGAAGTCAGTAGAACCAATTGGAAAAAAAGTATTTGCCACTACAGCAGCATTAAGCACCgaagccaatgatacaatcctGAAAGCATCTGCCACAAACGCAATGGGAATGACTATGGTCAAGCCTTCTATCACATCACCTGAGTTAAGAGATAACACATGGTCATCCTTAGCAACAACTTTAGCACCATCTTTGAGTGACACAGAACCACCAATTTATACATTGGACACAACAGAGTCAGAAG AGttagatgatgatgatgatgatgaggaagACTCAGATGAAGACAGCATGGATTATGAAACGGAAGTGCCTTCGCTGCCATATGTAACACCTGGCGGTCCCATAAGAGTCAACCGAAACTTGACAAAAGTGATGGAGATGTCCTATCAGCTTCCAGATTCCTTTGAGTGGAACCAGCATGATCAAG
- the LOC140476347 gene encoding uncharacterized protein isoform X6, translated as MMRPAEFCACVAVLATVICLPGLRSSNIHKWQRRNMQIFEVSTEKPESTTSYNENSNEVKRATEINGETASSTAFSNMLRPSLETLTAAITPSIANIKETKQINKSENENVITMTSLDILSTDRTMVPFQKQFNTSTKDDDWNKTVQSQQKDFVTVLATKSSSGQDVDVSKVNNTVYTTTTATQHNQKAEGTMENKKQVPEQVTISTVFNDVTKNESGVETTRTTDSGNEVFTLNSHDTTALPLTSKTILTVNTTHKDATVLTSEMLNFSEFTNANVGSFRNEEVTTTVISEPEGNYFSWNINSPNAEKEINEIMATTVGAVTDSKAPNTFQVTTTSRATTSIQGPAMTESVSSASQETMLKTTQTVQVSSTEAIIGTTKNTYKRLSSRLPTTSGIPTVISALPTTHLPQKPASEAVNTIPTKEISSVTPTETMLLSAEAVSTNINQAVTGDIGAKQTTPRKDKKISTTASEVSERTLLLLLTTIVPSVEPTAPPTNTAEELESEVLTSASDLPQQKSVEPIGKKVFATTAALSTEANDTILKASATNAMGMTMVKPSITSPELRDNTWSSLATTLAPSLSDTEPPIYTLDTTESEV; from the exons ATGATGAGACCAGCAGAATTTTGTGCTTGTGTGGCTGTCTTAGCCACTGTCATCTGCTTACCGGGGTTGAGATCTTCCAACATTCACAAGTGGCAAAGAAGAAACATGCAAATATTTGAGGTTTCTACTGAAAAGCCAGAAAGCACCACAAGCTATAATGAGAACAGTAATGAGGTGAAACGTGCCACAGAGATCAATGGAGAAACAGCAAGTTCTACTGCTTTTAGTAATATGTTAAGGCCTTCATTAGAAACATTAACTGCAGCAATAACTCCTAGCATTGCCAAtataaaagaaacaaaacaaatcAATAAGTCAGAAAATGAAAATGTAATCACGATGACCAGCCTTGATATATTATCTACAGATAGAACAATGGTGCCATTTCAGAAACAATTTAATACAAGTACTAAAGATGATGATTGGAATAAAACAGTACAGTCTCAGCAGAAAGACTTTGTAACAGTCTTAGCTACAAAATCCTCTTCTGGTCAAGACGTTGATGTCAGCAAAGTTAACAATACTGTTTACACGACAACAACAGCAACACAACATAATCAGAAAGCTGAAGGAACAATGGAGAATAAGAAACAAGTGCCAGAGCAGGTTACAATTTCAACTGTTTTTAATGACGTCACCAAAAATGAAAGTGGTGTTGAGACAACCAGGACCACTGATTCAGGCAATGAGGTCTTTACGCTAAATAGTCACGACACTACAGCTTTGCCTCTTACAAGTAAAACAATTCTTACTGTAAATACAACACACAAGGATGCCACAGTATTGACTTCAGAAATGTTAAATTTCTCAGAATTCACAAATGCAAATGttggaagtttcagaaatgaagaAGTAACAACAACAGTAATCAGTGAACCAGAGGGTAATTACTTCAGCTGGAATATAAATAGTCCAAATGCTGAAAAGGAAATTAATGAAATCATGGCAACCacggtgggtgcagtaacagacaGCAAGGCACCCAATACATTTCAGGTGACTACGACATCCAGAGCGACAACATCAATTCAGGGGCCTGCAATGACAGAGTCAGTCTCATCAGCTTCTCAGGAAACAATGTTGAAAACTACTCAGACTGTGCAAGTATCCAGTACAGAAGCTATAATTGGGACTACCAAAAATACGTATAAGAGATTGAGTTCAAGATTGCCAACAACAAGTGGGATTCCCACTGTGATATCTGCCTTGCCAACAACACATCTCCCTCAGAAACCAGCCTCAGAAG CAGTGAATACAATTCCCACAAAAGAAATTTCATCTGTAACTCCTACAGAAACAATGCTGCTGAGTGCTGAAGCAGTGAGTACAAACATAAACCAGGCAGTTACAGGAGACATCGGTGCAAAACAAACCACAccaaggaaagataagaaaatcTCTACAACGGCATCTGAAGTTTCAGAAAGAACACTGCTTCTGTTACTGACAACCATTGTGCCATCTGTAGAGCCCACAGCACCACCAACAAACACAGCTGAGGAACTCGAATCAGAAG TACTGACAAGTGCTAGTGATTTGCCACAACAGAAGTCAGTAGAACCAATTGGAAAAAAAGTATTTGCCACTACAGCAGCATTAAGCACCgaagccaatgatacaatcctGAAAGCATCTGCCACAAACGCAATGGGAATGACTATGGTCAAGCCTTCTATCACATCACCTGAGTTAAGAGATAACACATGGTCATCCTTAGCAACAACTTTAGCACCATCTTTGAGTGACACAGAACCACCAATTTATACATTGGACACAACAGAGTCAGAAG TCTGA